Proteins encoded in a region of the Photobacterium angustum genome:
- a CDS encoding GGDEF domain-containing protein has translation MTDINSVVSEVSNLKQRLDQAQLSYRDASLKSRREIVILKRLITRLIIACRGINSELDERLESIRHELEQPTDISKLIPRLAVIERLVNQQADIVNKQNLRLNQKIHQAGETLSRHRDLPVQLRRDLRAVLNHDSGVLLDNHRRILRLLELYERTIKLGSATKVTHAADVVEKSTHHLELIAELQHLITEIDFNGEHGNQLIEIKSQLNNELDTQQLTKIQFQVLRLILDATLYERQASQSFLNNINSDLAELHKDTHQTADKSYTLHQHRSELDNELSHVTQQLKISLSDNTNLENKRPTLYAAANEIDSIVERNIALQERERALIEQQQHNEKQIQQLIQQTHNYRQRLHDQEQSMLRDSLTLAYNRNAFMDRIEHEYHNWKRYEYALPVALIDVDNFGEINNKFGHLAGDKALKIIAKNIQQCLSDTDYLARFSSDEFMLIMPDCDEQTRNKKLANIREAISQLPFRFKDQNLSISVSIGATLFEGNDDHHVVIERTVKALASAKSAGTNRLIWIS, from the coding sequence GTGACAGATATTAATTCGGTTGTTTCTGAAGTGAGTAACTTGAAGCAACGCTTAGATCAAGCTCAACTTTCTTATCGTGATGCCTCTTTAAAGTCACGACGTGAAATCGTGATCTTAAAACGCCTCATCACACGATTAATTATCGCTTGTAGAGGCATAAATTCTGAACTCGATGAGCGTTTAGAAAGCATTCGCCACGAGTTAGAACAACCGACAGATATCAGTAAACTTATCCCTCGCTTAGCTGTCATTGAACGTTTAGTTAATCAACAAGCTGATATTGTTAATAAACAGAATCTACGCTTAAATCAAAAAATTCATCAAGCGGGAGAAACCCTTTCTCGCCATCGTGATTTACCCGTCCAGTTACGACGTGATCTACGCGCCGTACTGAACCATGACTCTGGCGTGTTACTCGACAACCATCGCCGTATTTTACGTTTGTTAGAACTTTATGAGCGAACGATAAAACTAGGCTCAGCAACCAAAGTTACTCATGCAGCAGATGTTGTAGAGAAGTCTACACATCATCTTGAGTTAATTGCCGAGTTACAACACCTTATTACTGAAATAGACTTTAACGGTGAACATGGTAATCAGCTGATTGAGATCAAATCTCAACTCAACAACGAACTTGATACTCAACAACTGACAAAAATTCAGTTCCAAGTTTTACGTTTGATCTTAGATGCCACTTTGTATGAACGCCAAGCTTCGCAAAGTTTTCTTAATAATATTAATAGTGACTTAGCCGAACTGCACAAAGATACCCATCAAACAGCAGACAAATCGTACACATTACATCAACACAGAAGCGAGTTGGATAACGAATTATCACACGTTACCCAACAACTAAAAATAAGCTTATCTGATAACACGAACCTAGAAAATAAACGTCCAACGCTTTATGCTGCCGCAAACGAGATAGACAGTATTGTAGAAAGAAATATCGCACTTCAAGAACGTGAACGAGCACTGATTGAGCAACAGCAACATAACGAGAAACAAATTCAACAGTTGATTCAACAAACCCATAATTATCGTCAACGTCTGCATGATCAAGAACAAAGCATGCTACGAGACTCATTAACTCTTGCCTATAACCGTAATGCATTTATGGATCGTATTGAGCATGAGTATCACAACTGGAAGCGTTATGAATACGCACTACCTGTTGCGCTTATTGATGTTGATAATTTCGGTGAGATCAACAATAAATTTGGTCACCTTGCAGGTGATAAAGCGTTAAAAATTATCGCTAAAAACATTCAACAATGTTTATCTGATACTGATTATTTAGCACGTTTTAGCAGCGATGAATTTATGCTTATCATGCCTGACTGTGATGAACAAACTCGCAATAAAAAACTTGCTAATATTCGAGAGGCGATCAGCCAACTCCCCTTCCGATTTAAAGATCAAAACCTATCTATTTCGGTCTCTATCGGCGCAACCTTATTTGAAGGTAATGATGATCATCATGTTGTCATCGAGCGAACTGTAAAAGCATTAGCAAGCGCAAAAAGTGCTGGAACTAATCGCTTAATTTGGATCTCTTAA
- the ppnN gene encoding nucleotide 5'-monophosphate nucleosidase PpnN gives MITHISPVGAMSLLSQIEVDSLKATASSDLYRLYRNCSLAVLNSGSHTDNSKELLEKNKDFDINLKRRERGIKLELVNPPEHAFVDGKIITGIQEHMFSVLRDIIYVDMHVARRNDIDLSSAPHITDFVFSLLRNARTLHAGEDPNIVVCWGGHSINPTEYQYTREVGNELGLRELNVCTGCGPGAMEGPMKGAAIGHAKQRYGSSRFIGLTEPSIIAAEPPNPIVNELVILPDIEKRLEAFVRVGHGIIIFPGGAGTAEELLYILGVLMQPENTEQPMPVVLTGPKESEDYFRTLDDFIQNTLGEEATKHYQIIIDDPEQVAKVMKTAMTKVKEHRREIGDAYCFNWSLKIPEEFQMPFAPTHEAMANLDLHMDQPVDKLAANLRRAFSGIVAGNVKEEGIHEIERHGRFKIDGDKYLMDRMDKLLQDFVKQQRMKLPGSKYEPCYEIITADKATK, from the coding sequence ATGATCACACATATCAGTCCTGTTGGGGCTATGTCCCTGCTTTCCCAAATAGAAGTTGATAGCTTAAAAGCAACCGCTTCCAGTGATTTATACCGCCTATACCGTAACTGTTCACTGGCAGTACTTAATTCCGGTAGCCATACCGATAACTCAAAAGAGCTATTAGAAAAAAATAAAGATTTTGATATCAACCTAAAACGTCGAGAACGTGGTATCAAGTTAGAGTTGGTCAACCCACCTGAGCATGCATTTGTAGATGGTAAGATCATTACGGGTATTCAAGAGCATATGTTCTCAGTATTGCGCGATATTATTTATGTCGATATGCATGTTGCTCGCCGTAACGATATAGATCTTAGTAGTGCACCGCACATCACTGATTTTGTCTTTAGCTTATTGCGTAATGCTCGTACCCTTCATGCTGGTGAAGATCCAAATATTGTTGTTTGCTGGGGCGGTCACTCTATCAACCCTACTGAATACCAATACACCCGTGAAGTGGGTAATGAACTTGGTCTTCGTGAGCTCAATGTCTGTACCGGTTGTGGGCCTGGCGCAATGGAAGGGCCAATGAAAGGGGCTGCTATCGGACATGCTAAGCAACGCTATGGCAGTAGCCGTTTTATAGGGTTAACTGAACCCTCAATTATTGCCGCAGAGCCACCAAATCCAATCGTTAATGAATTAGTCATTCTGCCTGACATTGAAAAACGTTTAGAAGCTTTTGTTCGCGTTGGACACGGTATTATTATTTTCCCGGGCGGCGCCGGTACTGCGGAAGAATTGCTCTATATTCTAGGGGTGCTGATGCAGCCTGAAAATACCGAACAACCGATGCCAGTAGTATTAACAGGGCCGAAAGAAAGTGAAGATTACTTCCGTACGCTTGATGATTTTATTCAGAATACTTTAGGCGAAGAAGCGACCAAGCATTATCAGATCATCATTGATGATCCTGAGCAAGTTGCAAAAGTTATGAAAACAGCCATGACCAAAGTTAAAGAACATCGTCGAGAAATCGGAGATGCTTACTGCTTTAATTGGTCACTCAAGATCCCTGAAGAATTTCAAATGCCTTTTGCCCCCACTCATGAAGCGATGGCAAATTTGGATCTGCATATGGATCAGCCCGTTGATAAACTTGCAGCCAACCTTCGTCGTGCTTTCTCTGGAATTGTCGCAGGTAACGTTAAAGAAGAAGGTATTCATGAAATTGAACGCCATGGCCGCTTCAAAATTGATGGTGATAAATATTTAATGGATCGGATGGATAAGCTGTTACAGGATTTCGTTAAACAGCAACGAATGAAGTTACCCGGCAGCAAATATGAGCCTTGTTATGAAATTATAACAGCCGATAAAGCAACAAAATAA
- the xni gene encoding flap endonuclease Xni produces MAIHLVVIDALNLIRRVHAARPGEPDVKATAETCCRALKKIIKISQPTHIVAVFDHHGDERGWRAELLSHYKEGRKPMPDELMTGMDIIQDAFMEIGIDSLLSDGDEADDLVATLALKVASRGEQVTIISTDKGYCQLLQPTLRIRDYFQERWLDSAFIEKEYGVAPDKLTDYWGLAGISSSKIPGIAGIGPKAAVELLSLYPTLETILAADDLPAKWKKKIDGHHDVALASKAVSSLKTDLELGFNLQDIRYITPQA; encoded by the coding sequence ATGGCTATCCACCTTGTTGTTATTGACGCTCTTAATCTCATTCGTCGTGTTCATGCGGCTCGTCCCGGTGAACCTGATGTAAAAGCGACAGCTGAGACTTGTTGTCGAGCACTGAAAAAAATCATCAAGATCAGCCAACCAACCCATATTGTGGCAGTATTCGATCATCATGGTGATGAGCGTGGCTGGCGAGCTGAGCTTCTTTCTCACTATAAAGAAGGGAGAAAACCCATGCCTGATGAGCTCATGACGGGGATGGATATTATTCAAGATGCCTTTATGGAAATAGGGATTGATTCACTGCTCTCTGATGGTGATGAAGCCGATGATCTCGTCGCTACTCTTGCGCTAAAAGTCGCCTCTCGTGGTGAGCAAGTAACTATCATTTCGACGGATAAAGGTTACTGCCAATTGTTACAACCTACACTGCGCATTCGTGATTACTTTCAAGAGCGCTGGCTAGATAGTGCATTTATTGAAAAGGAATATGGCGTAGCGCCAGATAAGCTAACGGATTATTGGGGACTTGCAGGAATAAGTTCGAGTAAGATCCCGGGGATTGCAGGTATCGGTCCTAAAGCCGCTGTAGAGTTACTCAGCCTATACCCAACGTTAGAAACTATTTTGGCAGCAGATGATCTACCAGCTAAATGGAAAAAGAAAATTGATGGTCACCACGATGTGGCACTTGCAAGTAAAGCGGTATCAAGTTTAAAAACTGATTTAGAGTTAGGTTTTAACCTGCAAGATATTCGTTACATCACACCGCAAGCCTAA
- the rlmM gene encoding 23S rRNA (cytidine(2498)-2'-O)-methyltransferase RlmM has translation MNHVLLYCRPGFEKECAGEVQDKANTLELFGFPRVKNNSGYVLFEFYQAGDADKFIQLQPFSQLIFARQMFAASQMLTDLPADDRISPILEVIGDDFPRCGDLRVETPDTNEAKELLKFCRKFTVPLRQAMRKREILYAKDNSKKPVLHVCFVAPGCCFVGYSYSSNNSQFFMGIPRLKFPADAPSRSTLKLEEAFHVFIPRHEWDERLAPGMWGVDLGACPGGWTYQLVKRSMFVHAIDNGTMAQSLMDTGQVKYHAVDGFKFEPARKNVTWIVCDMIEKPARVAHLMGEWLIKAWAKEAIFNLKLPMKGRYDEVLQDIENLKVFLIQNGVKFKLQAKHLYHDREEITVHIQRLDTRSPH, from the coding sequence GTGAATCATGTTTTATTGTATTGTCGTCCTGGCTTTGAAAAAGAATGTGCGGGTGAAGTTCAAGACAAAGCAAATACGCTGGAATTGTTTGGTTTCCCTCGGGTAAAAAACAATTCAGGTTATGTGTTATTTGAATTTTATCAAGCAGGTGATGCGGATAAATTTATTCAGCTACAACCATTTTCACAGTTAATTTTCGCACGTCAAATGTTTGCGGCATCGCAGATGTTAACGGATTTACCGGCTGATGATCGTATTTCTCCAATCTTAGAAGTGATTGGTGATGACTTCCCTCGTTGTGGTGATCTCCGTGTTGAAACACCAGATACCAATGAAGCGAAAGAGTTATTAAAATTCTGTCGTAAGTTTACGGTGCCACTTCGTCAAGCAATGCGTAAGCGTGAGATTTTATACGCGAAAGATAACAGCAAAAAACCTGTGCTACATGTATGTTTCGTTGCACCGGGTTGTTGTTTTGTAGGTTATTCCTACAGCTCGAATAACTCACAGTTCTTTATGGGCATTCCACGCTTAAAATTCCCAGCAGATGCGCCAAGTCGCTCAACGCTGAAATTAGAAGAAGCATTTCACGTATTTATTCCTCGCCATGAGTGGGATGAGCGTTTAGCCCCAGGTATGTGGGGTGTTGATTTAGGTGCTTGTCCTGGTGGTTGGACATATCAATTGGTGAAGCGCTCGATGTTCGTTCACGCGATTGATAACGGTACAATGGCACAAAGCTTAATGGATACAGGCCAAGTTAAATACCATGCTGTTGATGGTTTTAAATTTGAGCCAGCACGTAAGAACGTTACGTGGATTGTTTGTGACATGATTGAAAAGCCAGCGCGTGTAGCTCACTTAATGGGTGAGTGGTTAATTAAAGCGTGGGCAAAAGAAGCGATCTTTAACTTAAAATTACCGATGAAAGGTCGTTATGATGAAGTGCTTCAAGATATTGAAAATCTAAAAGTATTTCTTATTCAAAATGGTGTGAAGTTCAAGCTACAAGCTAAGCATTTATACCATGATCGCGAAGAGATTACGGTTCACATTCAGCGTCTAGATACACGCTCTCCACACTAA
- a CDS encoding DUF423 domain-containing protein: MLFVAAMSGALTVGLGAFAAHGLKQHLSPYLLDVFKTGVQYQAWHTFALLGCGILTRFLSSKAVSYAALFFTLGIICFSGSLYAMALTGIKWFGPITPMGGVCFIIGWVMLAVAAWRSA; encoded by the coding sequence ATGCTCTTTGTTGCGGCAATGAGTGGTGCATTAACTGTGGGGTTAGGGGCATTTGCTGCACACGGTTTAAAGCAGCATTTATCGCCTTATTTACTCGATGTATTTAAGACTGGCGTACAATATCAAGCGTGGCATACATTCGCATTATTGGGTTGTGGAATATTGACACGCTTTTTGTCTTCAAAAGCTGTATCATACGCCGCTCTGTTTTTCACCCTTGGTATAATCTGTTTTAGTGGCAGTTTATATGCAATGGCATTAACAGGCATTAAGTGGTTTGGTCCCATCACACCGATGGGCGGAGTATGTTTTATTATTGGCTGGGTAATGCTTGCAGTAGCAGCCTGGCGTTCAGCTTGA
- a CDS encoding alpha/beta family hydrolase, translated as MSNLASEYVINEPKSGTAVATFLFAHGAGAGMDHAFMTAVAEGLALQDIRVVRFNFPYMVKRAEDGKKRPPDRQPKLLIDFQRHIETFAGSSLVIGGKSMGGRMASIMATEVADQSPDVENCAAKVKGVVCLGFPFHPPGKPENFRGDHLASITVPTLILQGERDTFGTKAEIAQWAFSPNVEVAFLPDGDHSFKPRKASGFTEANNIATAIERLARFIKECCGD; from the coding sequence ATGTCGAACTTAGCCAGTGAATACGTAATCAACGAACCTAAATCAGGTACCGCTGTAGCAACATTTTTGTTTGCGCATGGTGCAGGGGCGGGAATGGATCATGCTTTTATGACGGCAGTCGCTGAAGGTTTAGCGCTGCAAGATATTCGGGTAGTACGGTTTAATTTTCCATATATGGTTAAACGTGCTGAAGATGGAAAAAAGCGACCGCCTGATCGCCAACCAAAACTCTTGATTGATTTTCAACGTCATATCGAAACCTTTGCTGGCAGTTCGTTAGTCATTGGCGGTAAATCAATGGGCGGTAGAATGGCGAGTATTATGGCAACAGAGGTTGCCGATCAAAGCCCGGATGTAGAAAACTGCGCAGCGAAAGTCAAAGGTGTGGTGTGTTTAGGTTTTCCTTTTCATCCACCGGGGAAACCTGAAAATTTTCGTGGTGATCATTTGGCGTCGATTACGGTACCCACATTGATCCTACAAGGTGAGCGAGACACGTTTGGTACTAAAGCAGAAATAGCACAATGGGCGTTTTCTCCCAATGTAGAGGTTGCGTTTCTTCCTGACGGCGATCATAGTTTTAAACCGCGAAAAGCCTCTGGTTTTACTGAGGCTAATAATATAGCAACTGCCATTGAGCGATTAGCGCGGTTTATTAAGGAGTGCTGTGGTGACTGA
- a CDS encoding transcriptional regulator GcvA, whose translation MSRRLPPLNSLKVFEAAARHLSFTRAAEELFVTQAAVSHQIKALEEFLGLKLFRRRNRSLLLTEEGQGYFLDIKDIFSAISDATDKVLERGAKGALTISLPPSFAIQWLVPRLTDFNEQHPDIDVRIKAVDLDEGSLTDDVDVAIYYGRGNWSGLRADKLYQEFMMPVCSPMLLTGAKPLRTLDDLKLHTLLHDTSRKEWKNYVRHYDVQGVNVNQGPIFSHSTMVLQAAAHGQGIALGNNVLAQPELEAGRLVCPFDEVLVSKNAFYFVCQERQADTGRIQIFRDWVLAKARREQEDMPDVELSQ comes from the coding sequence ATGTCTAGACGTTTACCTCCGCTCAACTCATTAAAGGTGTTTGAGGCGGCAGCAAGACACTTGAGTTTTACTCGTGCTGCTGAAGAATTATTTGTTACTCAAGCCGCAGTTAGTCATCAAATTAAAGCGTTAGAAGAATTTCTAGGCTTAAAGTTATTCCGTCGTCGTAATCGTTCTCTATTACTAACAGAGGAAGGACAGGGCTACTTTCTCGATATTAAAGATATCTTTTCAGCGATATCTGATGCGACTGATAAGGTCTTGGAACGAGGTGCTAAAGGTGCATTAACCATTAGTTTACCTCCTAGTTTTGCCATCCAATGGTTGGTGCCACGTTTAACCGATTTTAATGAACAACACCCTGATATTGACGTACGTATTAAAGCGGTCGATTTGGATGAAGGATCGCTCACTGATGATGTCGATGTGGCGATTTACTATGGTCGAGGTAATTGGTCTGGCTTGCGTGCCGATAAATTATATCAAGAGTTTATGATGCCTGTTTGTTCGCCAATGCTGCTGACAGGGGCGAAACCGCTGCGCACATTAGACGATTTAAAACTACACACCTTGTTACACGATACTTCTCGAAAAGAGTGGAAGAATTATGTTCGTCATTATGATGTGCAAGGAGTTAACGTTAACCAAGGGCCTATTTTTAGTCACTCAACCATGGTGCTACAAGCTGCGGCTCATGGTCAGGGAATTGCGCTGGGAAATAATGTATTAGCGCAACCAGAATTAGAAGCTGGGCGCTTGGTGTGTCCATTTGATGAAGTGTTAGTGAGTAAAAACGCTTTCTATTTTGTTTGCCAAGAGCGCCAAGCTGATACTGGGCGAATTCAAATATTTAGAGATTGGGTGTTAGCCAAAGCACGTCGTGAACAAGAGGATATGCCTGATGTCGAACTTAGCCAGTGA
- the csdA gene encoding cysteine desulfurase CsdA, which produces MTTQFDISTILAQFPALQHTDGELPPVYLDSAATAQKPAVVIDTITEYYRGYNANVHRGSHSLTANATLRFEQARETVQHFIGAAHSKEIIWTRGATEALNLIAQTYARANLTAGDEILVSELEHHANIVPWQMIAAETGARVIKIPMRDDCTLDLEAFYSLLSDKTKIVAVAHITNVTGTRNPIEEIIHAAHQHNAIAVIDGAQGIAHEDIDVTALDADFYVFSGHKIYAPAGIGVLYGKQALLEAMPPWHGGGKMVEKVSFEGTTFAALPGKFEAGTPNVAGCLALAAAINWLKQLDRQGAEVHIENLRHKAIEGIKNIDGLRIIGLQPKASLFSFVVDGVHHQDIATLLDQQNIALRAGHHCAHPMLDALGLTGTLRVSLALYNTEQDVERFINALHKACDLL; this is translated from the coding sequence ATGACCACTCAATTTGATATCTCAACTATTTTGGCTCAATTCCCTGCCTTGCAACACACAGATGGTGAATTACCGCCAGTGTACCTAGACAGTGCAGCAACCGCACAAAAGCCAGCCGTGGTTATTGATACAATCACTGAGTACTATCGTGGTTATAATGCCAATGTGCATCGTGGCAGTCATAGCCTCACAGCGAATGCGACACTGCGCTTTGAACAAGCAAGAGAAACCGTACAACACTTCATTGGCGCAGCGCACAGCAAAGAAATTATTTGGACACGTGGCGCAACAGAAGCATTAAATTTAATTGCTCAAACTTATGCCCGCGCAAATCTAACGGCAGGAGATGAAATTCTAGTCAGTGAGTTAGAGCATCACGCCAATATCGTGCCATGGCAAATGATAGCGGCCGAAACCGGTGCACGCGTCATTAAAATTCCGATGCGCGATGACTGTACTTTAGATCTAGAGGCGTTTTATTCGCTCTTATCGGATAAAACAAAAATCGTTGCAGTAGCCCACATTACCAATGTTACGGGTACCCGTAACCCAATTGAAGAAATCATTCACGCAGCTCACCAGCACAACGCAATTGCTGTGATTGATGGCGCACAAGGTATTGCTCATGAAGATATTGATGTCACTGCACTTGATGCTGACTTCTATGTGTTCTCAGGCCATAAAATATATGCTCCTGCTGGTATTGGCGTTCTTTATGGCAAGCAAGCGCTACTTGAAGCAATGCCACCTTGGCACGGCGGCGGTAAAATGGTGGAAAAAGTCTCTTTTGAAGGTACAACTTTCGCCGCACTACCGGGTAAATTTGAAGCTGGCACCCCAAATGTAGCAGGATGTTTAGCGTTAGCCGCAGCAATTAATTGGCTCAAGCAACTGGATAGACAAGGCGCTGAAGTACATATTGAAAACTTGCGCCACAAAGCCATCGAAGGCATTAAAAATATTGATGGCTTACGTATTATAGGATTACAACCGAAGGCAAGTTTATTCTCTTTTGTCGTTGATGGGGTGCACCATCAAGATATTGCGACCCTATTAGATCAACAAAATATCGCGCTGCGTGCTGGTCACCACTGTGCACATCCCATGCTTGATGCACTAGGCTTAACAGGAACATTACGCGTATCATTAGCGCTTTATAACACCGAGCAAGATGTAGAGCGCTTTATCAATGCACTACACAAAGCTTGTGATTTACTTTAA
- the csdE gene encoding cysteine desulfurase sulfur acceptor subunit CsdE — translation MTELTLPHHPFGTDISDTDIVAQMQNASGWEDRYRTVIQLGKKLPVMAEEDKDEQLKVSGCESQVWLRHQQVGDHFYFQADSDARIVRGLITLVLAAYHGKTRTEISEFDIDGYFDSLGLIAHLSPSRGNGLKAIVEQIKQLAR, via the coding sequence ATGACTGAACTTACACTTCCCCATCACCCTTTCGGCACCGACATTTCAGATACAGACATTGTTGCTCAAATGCAAAACGCTTCAGGCTGGGAAGATCGCTACCGTACTGTCATTCAGCTAGGTAAGAAACTGCCGGTAATGGCAGAAGAAGACAAAGATGAGCAGTTAAAAGTCAGTGGTTGTGAATCGCAAGTTTGGCTTCGCCACCAGCAAGTTGGTGATCACTTTTATTTTCAAGCTGATTCTGACGCGCGTATTGTTCGCGGCTTAATAACACTCGTACTTGCCGCTTATCACGGTAAAACGCGTACAGAGATCAGTGAATTTGATATTGATGGCTACTTTGATTCACTCGGTTTAATTGCCCATTTGAGTCCGTCTCGTGGCAATGGGTTAAAAGCGATTGTTGAGCAAATAAAACAACTCGCACGCTAA
- the tcdA gene encoding tRNA cyclic N6-threonylcarbamoyladenosine(37) synthase TcdA produces the protein MRELDTPASDSYNQRFGGTRRLYGNSEVDILRAAHVCVIGIGGVGSWAAEALARSGIGELTLIDMDDVCVTNINRQIHAMTGTVGKSKIEVMAERIHLINPECKVNLIDDFITPENQAVYLSKDFDYVLDAIDSIKPKAALLSYCKSNKIKVITTGGAGGQMDPTQIQIADLTKTIQDPLAKKLRDTLRRHHNFPKNPKRKFGIDCVFSTEQLKYPQADGSVCAVKATAEGPKRMDCASGFGAATVVTATFGFVAVSQILRKLIEKHKQ, from the coding sequence ATGCGTGAACTTGATACTCCAGCATCCGACAGTTATAACCAACGTTTTGGCGGCACACGTCGCTTATATGGTAATAGCGAAGTAGACATTCTTCGTGCTGCACATGTGTGTGTGATTGGTATTGGTGGTGTTGGCTCATGGGCGGCAGAAGCGTTAGCACGTTCAGGTATCGGTGAGCTTACCCTGATAGATATGGATGATGTGTGTGTAACGAATATTAACCGTCAAATTCATGCTATGACAGGGACGGTAGGTAAAAGCAAAATTGAAGTGATGGCTGAGCGTATTCACTTAATCAATCCTGAGTGTAAAGTGAATCTGATTGATGATTTCATTACGCCTGAAAATCAAGCTGTATACTTGTCAAAAGACTTTGATTACGTACTCGATGCGATAGATAGCATTAAGCCAAAAGCGGCACTGCTGTCATACTGTAAAAGCAATAAAATTAAGGTTATCACCACAGGTGGTGCTGGCGGTCAAATGGACCCAACACAAATTCAGATCGCTGATTTAACCAAGACAATTCAAGATCCATTAGCGAAGAAGTTACGTGATACCTTGCGTCGTCATCATAACTTCCCGAAAAACCCAAAACGTAAGTTTGGTATTGATTGCGTATTTTCAACAGAGCAACTGAAGTATCCACAAGCCGACGGCTCTGTGTGTGCAGTAAAAGCGACAGCAGAAGGGCCTAAGCGTATGGATTGCGCGAGTGGTTTTGGCGCGGCAACCGTTGTGACTGCAACGTTTGGTTTTGTCGCAGTATCACAAATATTACGTAAGCTTATCGAAAAACATAAACAGTAA
- the mltA gene encoding murein transglycosylase A — translation MLRKAAIAIIMFGLVGCASNNDAQSTNEQTAIQKNPLAHQYLGNYFSHVLNRVSTIKSDKQRDYTTFAPQAEMVVTRSPSMARKYGPLYNQLEKWISAGGDPSTLASYGIEAAQMGGGDNKGNVMFTGYYSPVIELRHTPNATFRYPVYAMPKCQGRCPSRAEIYNGALKGKGLELGYSKSMLDIFMMEVQGSGFVHYEDNDQLEYFGYNGKNGHRYVSIGRVLIDRGEVPKEKMSLKAIQEWVSTHSDAEVRELLEQNPSFVFFKPTKTLDVKGSAGIPLLANAAVAADRKYIPMGSALLAEVPELDAQGNWTGKHVLRLLLALDTGGAVKKNHLDLYHGMGKQAGTDAGHYKHFGRVWRLGLKNTATQDPWLKP, via the coding sequence GTGTTACGTAAAGCAGCAATCGCTATTATTATGTTTGGTTTAGTAGGTTGTGCATCGAATAACGATGCACAATCAACTAATGAACAAACCGCTATTCAAAAAAATCCATTAGCTCACCAATATCTTGGTAACTATTTTTCACATGTATTAAATCGTGTTTCAACAATTAAGTCAGATAAGCAGCGAGATTACACCACCTTTGCTCCCCAAGCTGAAATGGTAGTCACACGTTCTCCATCAATGGCGCGCAAATATGGCCCGTTGTATAACCAGCTTGAAAAATGGATCAGTGCTGGTGGCGATCCAAGCACATTAGCAAGTTACGGTATTGAAGCCGCGCAAATGGGCGGTGGTGATAATAAAGGTAATGTGATGTTTACTGGTTATTATTCGCCAGTGATCGAGCTACGTCATACGCCGAACGCCACGTTCCGTTATCCTGTCTACGCGATGCCAAAATGCCAAGGTCGTTGCCCATCACGTGCTGAAATTTACAATGGTGCGTTAAAAGGTAAAGGCTTAGAGCTTGGTTATAGTAAATCTATGTTAGATATCTTTATGATGGAGGTGCAAGGTAGTGGTTTTGTGCATTATGAAGACAATGATCAATTAGAATACTTTGGTTATAACGGTAAAAATGGTCACCGTTATGTGAGTATTGGCCGAGTATTGATTGATCGTGGTGAAGTGCCGAAAGAAAAAATGTCACTGAAAGCGATTCAAGAGTGGGTATCTACCCATAGTGATGCTGAAGTACGTGAACTGTTAGAGCAAAATCCATCATTTGTTTTCTTTAAACCAACGAAAACGTTAGATGTTAAAGGCAGCGCGGGTATTCCGTTACTTGCTAATGCTGCAGTAGCGGCAGATCGTAAATATATTCCAATGGGCTCTGCGCTATTAGCTGAAGTACCAGAGCTTGATGCTCAAGGTAATTGGACGGGTAAGCACGTATTACGTTTATTACTGGCGTTAGATACTGGCGGTGCTGTAAAGAAAAACCACTTAGATCTTTACCATGGTATGGGTAAACAAGCGGGTACTGATGCGGGTCACTATAAACACTTTGGCCGTGTATGGCGCTTAGGCTTAAAAAATACAGCGACACAAGACCCGTGGTTAAAACCATAA